The DNA window TTAATAAAAAAGCATAGTTACAATTGTAACTATGCTGGCTGATTCATTATACTTTATGTGATTTTGGACTAGCCCCCATCACTTGACAAAGAACCGCTTTTATTTATTATTAATAATTAAATCTTTTAAAATACTCTCAAATAAAAGATTTGTCTCTTCTTTTCGCTTTTTAGGATTAATAGTTTTTTCTTTAGCTTTTCTAGCTTTCTGATTCAAATATCTTGAAGTAAGTAAAGTATCAATATTATCCTTATTAATTATGAAGGCATTTGTATGCAATACATATGCATTTTTTGTTAAACAAAGACCAGCTAAAGCATAATCTTGAGTTACTACAATAGTATCACTATCACATAACGATAATATTTTGTAATCAGCACTATCACTACCTTTATCTACAATAATTACTTTATTAGTATCAGATGTAATATTGTGAGAAGTATCAGTAACATAAGTTGTTTCTATATGGTAGTTCTTGCTTAATTTTTCAATGATATCAATAGTCGGACAAGCATCAGCATCCACTAATATTTTAATCATGTCTAACATCCTCAATAGTAGTAACTTTAATATTAGAATAATCAGACTCAATAATTTTCA is part of the Bacilli bacterium PM5-9 genome and encodes:
- a CDS encoding uncharacterized protein YaiI (UPF0178 family) (product_source=COG1671; cath_funfam=3.90.550.10; cog=COG1671; ko=KO:K09768; pfam=PF02639; superfamily=53448); this translates as MIKILVDADACPTIDIIEKLSKNYHIETTYVTDTSHNITSDTNKVIIVDKGSDSADYKILSLCDSDTIVVTQDYALAGLCLTKNAYVLHTNAFIINKDNIDTLLTSRYLNQKARKAKEKTINPKKRKEETNLLFESILKDLIINNK